A window of Candidatus Methylomirabilota bacterium genomic DNA:
GCACGCGGGGTCAGCAGGGCAGGAAGCGCGAGAACCCCCTTACATCTATTCTGGATGGGCGAAATACCTGGTTGGTGGGCGCGCGGCTCACTCAGCAGCGTAAGAGGGAAGAGAAAATGGGTCCATATCGGAAATCCCGGCTGGTCAGTTTCGCCTCTCGTTCAACCCCCAGCTCCGCGTCGAGTTCCGGGGTGCCACGGTGACCTCCGACGCCGGGCTGCTGTTGCCCCGCGAGTTGGACGAGCGCCTCGGCCTGAGCGCGCTGATCGAACGGCACCTCACCGATCCCCGCACCGGGCGCAACCGCCAATTCCTCCTACCGAAT
This region includes:
- a CDS encoding transposase; the protein is MPAGQFRLSFNPQLRVEFRGATVTSDAGLLLPRELDERLGLSALIERHLTDPRTGRNRQFLLPNLFRQSIRRTARAFTETSRA